The following are encoded together in the Triticum dicoccoides isolate Atlit2015 ecotype Zavitan chromosome 6B, WEW_v2.0, whole genome shotgun sequence genome:
- the LOC119326755 gene encoding protein SMAX1-LIKE 3-like, with protein sequence MRSAGYAVVQQALGAEAAGAVRQAACLARERGHAQVTPLHVASVMLFSAPGGGGLLRAACIRSSHPPSHPVQLEGLQLCLEVALSRLPMAWPPAAATFHHRGAGAPVLELSNALMAALKRAQAHGRRGTTDGGQRQPPMIAVKVELEQLAVSILDDPSVDRAMREAGFSGSRVKANVGKGDSPEQSNSVRIHRSDGITSPCPVNKVMATPTQTSPGAVWDVLHQPGVVPHGSLALRPSYQRGDQACEAKPREAGWSAFVSLTRVATATSWLHLQHDAISTSHFHGTGLQQPTCWQQKFSELTAENLKILCDALELRVPQHKGIIPAIAATVLRCRSGMRRPAASTMWLLFRGKDVHGKKAMAQELAKLVFGSNAEFAVLNSSKDSSCGAGHLSLKRRRPWDVDNGYVGIRLFEAILENGHRVMFIDDIDKLDPESEIAMENVITMGRIMGCNGGGVVSLEDAIVVLSSEASESRSLAPSTPPAKRQQTRELNREEDGAEKGVESRRFAFDLNARPDDVEEKEENSADEGGIMGVLDGVFCFD encoded by the exons ATGCGGAGCGCCGGGTACGCGGTGGTGCAGCAGGCGCTGGGAGCGGAGGCAGCGGGCGCGGTGAGGCAGGCGGCATGCCTGGCGAGGGAGCGGGGTCACGCACAGGTCACCCCGCTCCACGTCGCTAGCGTCATGCTCTTCTCcgcgccgggcggcggcggcctcctccGAGCTGCCTGCATCCGGTCCTCTCACCCACCGTCTCATCCGGTCCAGCTCGAAGGGCTCCAGCTCTGCCTCGAGGTCGCGCTCAGCCGCCTCCCGATGGCCTGGCCACCCGCTGCCGCCACGTTCCACCACCGCGGTGCGGGTGCTCCGGTACTGGAGCTATCGAACGCTCTCATGGCCGCGTTGAAGCGCGCACAGGCGCACGGACGCCGAGGCACCACGGACGGCGGCCAGCGGCAGCCGCCAATGATCgccgtcaaggtcgagctggagcaGCTCGCCGTGTCCATCCTCGACGACCCGAGCGTCGACCGCGCCATGCGCGAGGCCGGTTTCTCAGGCTCCCGGGTGAAGGCCAACGTCGGGAAGGGTGACTCGCCGGAGCAGTCTAATAGCGTCCGCATCCACCGTAGCGACGGCATAACTTCTCCGTGTCCGGTTAACAAGGTTATGGCTACACCTACACAGACATCCCCTGGAGCCGTTTGGGATGTGCTCCATCAGCCTGGCGTCGTCCCACATGGAAGCCTCGCACTAAGGCCTAGCTACCAGAG GGGTGATCAAGCGTGCGAAGCAAAACCAAGAGAAGCAGGGTGGTCGGCTTTTGTTAGCCTCACTAGGGTAGCCACAGCGACGTCATGGCTCCACCTCCAGCATGATGCAATCTCTACATCCCATTTCCACGGCACCGGTCTACAG CAGCCTACCTGCTGGCAACAGAAGTTCAGCGAGCTCACCGCAGAAAATCTTAAGATTCTATGCGATGCGCTCGAACTGCGCGTCCCGCAGCACAAGGGCATCATCCCCGCAATAGCGGCCACCGTGCTGCGGTGCCGATCCGGCATGAGGAGGCCAGCCGCATCGACCATGTGGCTGCTCTTTCGAGGTAAGGACGTCCACGGCAAGAAGGCAATGGCGCAGGAGCTCGCGAAGCTCGTATTTGGCTCCAACGCCGAGTTCGCCGTGCTTAACTCCAGCAAAGACTCCTCGTGCGGCGCCGGCCATCTCTCCCTCAAGAGGCGCAGGCCGTGGGACGTAGACAATGGCTATGTTGGGATAAGACTGTTCGAAGCAATCCTAGAAAACGGCCATCGTGTTATGTTTATCGATGACATCGACAAACTCGATCCTGAGTCGGAAATAGCGATGGAGAACGTGATCACGATGGGGAGAATCATGGGCTGCAATGGCGGCGGCGTGGTCAGTCTGGAGGATGCCATTGTAGTGTTGAGTTCCGAGGCATCTGAGTCGAGGTCGTTGGCTCCCTCAacccctccggcgaagcgacaaCAAACTCGTGAGCTAAACCGCGAGGAAGATGGCGCGGAGAAGGGTGTGGAGTCACGTCGTTTTGCCTTTGATTTGAACGCTCGCCCAGACGATGTGGAAGAGAAGGAAGAGAACTCGGCTGACGAAGGGGGGATCATGGGTGTTCTGGATGGTGTGTTCTGTTTCGATTAA